One window of Trichomycterus rosablanca isolate fTriRos1 chromosome 2, fTriRos1.hap1, whole genome shotgun sequence genomic DNA carries:
- the LOC134335585 gene encoding interferon-induced very large GTPase 1-like, giving the protein MELGAAEFRSKCELFTRLHLLKKQRLKMKTSDVLQLIFLSLHYQEPCEEKDLVQTFLQRLLMMDYRARYITTKEEATALNPPFPDKDEEEGDEIDVFFGKNAASSDGQSVKNSIHPMDLQMAVFHCSDSFLKQLIVTKLSQCQYALPLLVPNPFTGKIEFPLWTFRQIVQSWKTTDTSGTKISKTQHVYEAETPMVAFFRLGDVSFSKSQLMNSLMSEKHQTFFHRHCRGSIKNRLLMGGVVEITWYCPSGKETDHFTDCVAFCNLHGDAKTSKEQLDILTEMSSVNVVLLSDPKNERYREIIQKFLKDPKPLICLLSEDESGVTKTKNGKYRIGLKDRNQSDVSDNLRTTITECLSKSSSVFKLEDLYKNNEITTDEDDPECRKGKEAAKDVTKQLVGKEISTLKETHLPCQGKLWHEWCQINKDLHHLQGHNLEMQKSEKQTQMKQIRKLQQKDRVSGFMKQIISSLNSLSGNEKLFFIKWLEILLDKQTSDDLLDLHHKYNETWTRVLNLKKKHDKSGKMKAEQTELEEISVRLNAATFGLEHIFREMGQIYESNKKIFEERGIFTLPKLAAELIKSGLPIELMDGDAAHVPLIWVSAVLDELIKKLGDQRVFVLSVLGIQSSGKSTMLNAMFGLQFAVSAGRCTRGAFMQLVRVSEEMKEQLKFDYVLIVDTEGLRALELAGKFTHHHDNELATFVVGLGNLTLINIFGENPTEMQEILQIVVQAILRMKKVKLNPRCMFVHQNVCDITAGEKNMEGRRRLLEKLDEMTKLAAKEEDSGAECFSDVIAFNVQDDIQYFAQLWEGSPPMAPPNPSYSENIQRLKRAIFTNATKSHSMKLSEFKSRISDLWKALLNENFVFSFRNTLEIAVYRKLETEFGKWTWSLRSAMLEHEEKLHNTIKNRTLQKIEDKDLHAHMKKTKEEVDKSMKCYFEEDRDKEILIQWQEKFKHKIEQLREDLVKNAKTNLNDLFQQQKAREAFNHKMTEYDEKLFNMSKALALKLKSTETDERVLRQEFDKVWNKWVTALTQEPTVEKPFDVWEDVIQILSEGNEQAAVYERISQGDYTKIHRLGDYSCYILKKPNQEETVDYVKSVFTHDEMSSFEDQESVRNLINNIIQKSEDLIKQNCSKITGQGYKNSYIQEITDQVKHRVNEYNSDNKNIKLKKAFTLDLCLHVCKLANPNFTKIHQQFRDENDVKLYLEKQKQQYYSIFQKYCRGATTTTVFSECVCNNLVTAILEAAYNKTAIDLSTLIRSKFNDNRSQLEKHILKSLAEQENFEKYMEYINHPKKHFEQFITDEVIKYITDNNSEVLDLLKGNLKHKEQKVMNAVNITTEEVKNSCGDANMWLRSLKNSLTDELSLKEITCTGLEEITDLDFLQQVVGEGLTKMMSEQQKSINSVTDINMEKFRKKPDEILIEHLCKCCWVQCPFCNAICTNTMENHDGDHSVPFHRVNGIVGSYYRTTTILYTDICTTLVQSDKYFYPRHYTNDLVQYKIYRRAGGEYAKWSITPDNSKLPYWKWFVCKFQRDLEKHYGKTFQGKGEIPMAWRKYTKTQAIKSLDEHF; this is encoded by the coding sequence ATGGAGCTTGGAGCAGCAGAATTTAGATCAAAATGTGAACTCTTTACTAGACTTCATCTTCTGAAAAAGCAGAGACTAAAAATGAAAACTTCAGATGTTCTTCAGCTAATTTTTCTTTCATTACATTACCAAGAACCTTGTGAAGAAAAAGATCTGGTTCAAACTTTCCTACAAAGGTTGTTAATGATGGATTACAGAGCAAGATACATCACCACCAAAGAAGAAGCCACTGCTTTAAACCCTCCTTTTCCAGATAAAGATGAAGAAGAAGGTGATGAAATTGATGTGTTTTTTGGCAAAAATGCTGCATCTTCTGATGGTCAGAGTGTAAAAAATTCTATCCATCCCATGGATCTTCAGATGGCGGTGTTCCACTGCTCAGACAGTTTCCTGAAGCAACTAATAGTGACTAAACTCTCTCAGTGTCAGTACGCTCTGCCTCTACTGGTGCCAAATCCATTTACTGGAAAGATCGAGTTTCCTCTGTGGACATTTCGCCAAATTGTTCAAAGTTGGAAAACCACTGACACTTCTGGTACCAAGATCAGTAAAACCCAGCATGTTTATGAAGCAGAAACTCCAATGGTGGCGTTCTTCAGGTTAGGAGACGTGTCCTTTTCCAAGTCTCAGCTGATGAACAGCTTGATGAGTGAGAAGCATCAGACGTTCTTCCACAGACACTGTCGTGGCAGCATTAAAAACCGTCTACTGATGGGTGGAGTTGTGGAGATTACTTGGTACTGTCCATCTGGAAAGGAAACTGATCATTTTACTGATTGTGTTGCTTTCTGTAATCTACATGGTGATGCAAAAACCAGTAAAGAACAACTGGATATTCTGACTGAAATGTCGTCTGTAAATGTTGTTCTTTTATCTGATCCTAAAAATGAAAGATACAGAGAGATAATACAGAAGTTTCTAAAAGACCCCAAACCACTCATCTGTCTCCTTTCTGAGGATGAATCAGGTGTCACAAAGACTAAGAATGGAAAATACAGAATTGGTCTGAAAGACAGAAACCAATCAGACGTATCTGACAACCTCAGGACAACCATCACAGAGTGTCTGTCCAAGTCATCTTCAGTTTTTAAACTTGAAGATTTATACAAAAACAATGAGATCACCACAGATGAAGATGATCCTGAATGCAGGAAAGGAAAAGAAGCTGCAAAGGATGTAACAAAACAGCTGGTGGGGAAGGAAATATCCACATTAAAGGAAACACACCTGCCCTGTCAAGGGAAGCTCTGGCATGAGTGGTGTCAGATAAACAAAGACTTACATCATCTTCAAGGACACAATTTGGAAATGCAAAAGagtgaaaaacaaacacaaatgaaacaaattcgCAAACTACAACAAAAAGATAGAGTCTCTGGCTTTATGAAACAAATTATTTCCTCACTGAATTCTCTATCAGGAAATGAAaaattattctttattaaatgGCTCGAGATTCTACTGGACAAACAAACCTCAGATGATCTTTTAGATCTTCATCACAAGTACAATGAAACATGGACAAGGGTTTTAAATCTCAAAAAGAAACATGATAAATCAGGAAAGATGAAGGCTGAGCAAACAGAACTTGAAGAAATATCTGTAAGACTGAATGCCGCAACATTTGGTCTGGAACACATCTTCAGAGAGATGGGTCAGATATACGAGTCAAATAAGAAAATATTTGAAGAGAGAGGTATTTTTACTCTTCCCAAACTTGCTGCAGAACTCATAAAATCTGGTCTTCCAATAGAGCTGATGGATGGTGATGCTGCTCATGTTCCTCTGATCTGGGTTTCAGCAGTTCTAGATGAACTCATAAAGAAACTGGGAGACCAGAGAGTCTTTGTGCTGTCAGTTCTAGGGATTCAGAGCTCAGGAAAATCCACCATGCTGAACGCCATGTTTGGACTCCAGTTTGCTGTCAGTGCTGGAAGGTGCACCCGAGGAGCCTTCATGCAGCTGGTCAGAGTATCAGAGGAGATGAAGGAGCAGCTGAAGTTTGATTACGTTCTTATTGTAGATACTGAAGGTCTTAGAGCACTTGAGCTTGCAGGAAAATTCACTCACCATCATGATAATGAACTTGCAACATTTGTTGTAGGTCTTGGAAATCTGACTTTGATCAACATATTTGGTGAGAACCCTACTGAGATGCAGGAGATTCTTCAGATTGTTGTTCAGGCCATCCTGAGAATGAAGAAGGTCAAACTAAATCCCAGATGTATGTTTGTCCATCAGAATGTTTGTGACATCACTGCTGGAGAGAAGAACATGGAGGGCAGGAGACGTCTACTTGAAAAACTGGATGAAATGACAAAATTAGCTGCTAAAGAGGAAGACAGTGGAGCTGAGTGCTTCAGTGATGTTATTGCTTTCAATGTACAAGATGATATTCAGTATTTTGCACAGCTCTGGGAGGGCAGCCCACCAATGGCTCCACCAAACCCCTCATACAGTGAAAATATTCAGAGGCTAAAGAGAGCTATTTTCACAAATGCTACCAAGTCTCATAGTATGAAACTCTCAGAGTTTAAATCCCGCATAAGTGATCTGTGGAAGGCTCTACTGAACGAgaactttgtttttagtttcaGAAACACACTGGAGATTGCAGTCTACAGGAAACTagaaactgagtttggaaaatggACCTGGTCCCTCAGAAGTGCCATGTTagaacatgaagaaaaactgcacaacacaattaaaaacagaacaCTGCAAAAGATAGAGGACAAAGACCTTCATGCTCACATGAAGAAGACCAAAGAAGAAGTGGACAAATCAATGAAATGTTACTTTGAGGAGGACAGAGACAAAGAAATCTTAATTCAATGGCAGGAAAAATTTAAACACAAAATTGAGCAACTTCGTGAAGATcttgttaaaaatgcaaaaacaaacctGAATGATTTATTTCAACAGCAAAAAGCTCGAGAAGCTTTTAATCACAAAATGACAGAGTATGATGAAAAGCTCTTCAATATGAGTAAAGCACTTGCTCTAAAACTAAAAAGCACAGAAACTGATGAACGAGTCCTCAGACAGGAATTTGATAAAGTGTGGAACAAATGGGTCACTGCTCTAACACAAGAACCAACTGTAGAGAAACCTTTTGATGTTTGGGAGGATGTGATACAGATTCTATCTGAAGGTAATGAACAAGCTGCTGTGTATGAGCGAATATCTCAGGGAGATTACACAAAGATACACAGACTGGGAGATTATTCATGTTACATTTTAAAGAAACCAAACCAAGAAGAAACTGTTGATTATGTTAAGTCTGTATTTACACACGATGAAATGAGTTCTTTTGAAGACCAGGAGTCAGTGAGGAACCTAATTAACAATATCATCCAAAAATCTGAGGacttaattaagcaaaattgcAGCAAAATTACAGGACAGGGGTACAAGAACAGCTACATTCAGGAAATAACTGACCAGGTCAAACACAGAGTAAATGAATATAATAGTGATAACAAGAATATAAAACTCAAGAAGGCATTCACTCTGGATCTCTGCCTTCATGTGTGTAAACTTGCAAACCCCAATTTCACCAAGATCCACCAACAGTTCAGAGATGAAAATGATGTAAAATTGTACCTGgaaaaacagaaacaacaatatTACAGCATCTTCCAAAAATACTGCAGAGGAGCAACAACCACAACAGTATTTAGTGAATGTGTCTGCAACAATCTTGTAACAGCCATCCTGGAAGCAGCCTACAATAAAACTGCTATTGATCTGTCAACACTGATAAGATCAAAATTTAATGATAACAGGTCACAGCTTGAGAAACACATCCTGAAATCTCTGGCAGAGCAGGAGAACTTTGAGAAGTACATGGAGTACATCAACCATCCCAAGAAACACTTTGAACAGTTTATTACAGACGAGGTTATTAAATACATCACTGATAATAACAGCGAGGTTCTGGATCTTCTCAAAGGAAACCTGAAACACAAAGAGCAGAAAGTGATGAACGCTGTGAACATCACAACTGAAGAAGTGAAGAACAGCTGTGGTGATGCAAACATGTGGCTGAGAAGTTTGAAGAATTCACTAACAGATGAGCTGAGCTTAAAAGAAATAACCTGCACTGGTCTGGAGGAAATTACAGATTTAGATTTTCTTCAGCAGGTTGTGGGTGAAGGTCTCACAAAGATGATGTCAGAACAACAGAAAAGCATCAACAGTGTAACAGACATCAACATGGAGAAGTTCAGGAAGAAACCAGATGAGATTCTGATTGAACATCTCTGTAAATGCTGCTGGGTTCAGTGTCCATTCTGTAATGCCATCTGCACCAACACAATGGAGAATCATGATGGAGATCACAGCGTCCCCTTCCACAGAGTAAATGGAATTGTAGGAAGTTACTACAGAACGACAACAATTCTATATACTGATATTTGCACAACTTTAGTACAAAGTGATAAATATTTCTACCCCCGTCATTATACAAATGATTTGGTACAGTACAAAATCTACAGAAGAGCAGGAGGAGAATATGCTAAGTGGAGCATCACCCCTGATAATTCAAAGCTCCCATACTGGAAGTGGTTTGTGTGCAAATTCCAAAGAGACCTGGAAAAGCATTATGGTAAAACATTCCAGGGAAAGGGAGAGATTCCTATGGCATGgagaaaatacacaaaaacacaagctATAAAAAGTTTAGATGAACACTTCTAA